From Gottschalkiaceae bacterium SANA:
ATTGGCATGGATCAGGTATCAAAGAAAGAGCTTTCTCATTCAACGGCGGTATAGATGAAAAATTTACTTGCGATCTATATGGATTGGAATGCGCAAGCACCATTCGTTATGGCCTTTATGAAATTTGCGATTCTTGCCAGCTTGGGCGAAGCCCTCGCCGTAAGGATCCAAACAGGAAAGAAGGGAATTGTAGCGGGATGGCAAAAGAAGGCAATTGTATGGGGATTTTTAGGCATGGCTGTTGCATGGGTATTTCCGATCTATGCAGCGGGTGTTGCCAGCTTGGGGTTTTCGTCTAGGTTGTTGACTGCATTTTTAACATCGTTAACCATGAACCTTTCTTTCGGACCGGTTTTGATGGTCACTCATCGAATCAGCGACACGCGGATTGAATTGAAGGAAAAGGGGGCAACGGCAACGGCTCAAGCAATTTTTGACGCCAATGATTGGTTGGGATTTTTTCGGTTTGCCCTGGTAAAAACGAATCTGCTTTTTTGGATACCCATGCACACGGTTACTTTTCTTTTACCGCCCGTGTGGAGACTATTAATGGCTGCGGTGCTATCTATGGCGCTAGGAATCTTGTTGGCCTTTGCACGACGCAGATGAGGAGAAAAAGATGAAACGAATTTTAGCGATTAATCCAGGTTCAACGTCAACAAAAATTGCCTGGTATGAAGATCAAAAGCAGGTTTTCTCTCAGGGAATTGACCATCCTGTTGATGAATTGGAAAAATTTGCTCATGTACAGGATCAATTTGCTATGCGGAAAAATGCGATTGAAGTGCTTTTAGAGGATAAAGGCCTTGACTATCACGACCTGGATGGTTTTGTTGGTCGCGGCGGATTGTTGCCGCCTGTTTCTTCTGGCGCATATCGCGTGAATCAAGCCATGGTGGATCGTCTGACAAACAGGCCCTTGGTAGAACATGCATCTAATTTGGGCGCCTTAATTGCTTTCGCCTTTGCAGAAGAGTTGGACGTTCCGGCTTATATCTATGATTCTGTAGCGGTTGATGAAATGATGCCGATTGCAAAGATTTCCGGTATGCCGGAAATCAAACGACAGTCCTTTTCCCATGCTTTAAATGCACGGGCTATGGCGATGAAAACAGCAAGGGAACTTGAACGATCTTATGAAGACATGAATTTGATTGTTGCACACTTGGGCGGAGGTATTTCTGTTACCGCGCATCAAAAGGGAAGAATGGTGGATTTAGTTTCTGATGATGAAGGATCATTTTCACCGGAACGTGTTGGTGGTTTGCCTAGCCGTTCTCTTATGAAATTATGTTATTCGGGAGACTATGATGCGGGAGTCATGAAGAAAAAATTGCAGGGGAAAGGCGGATTCAGCGCCTATTTAGCTACACTAGATGCGCGGGAAGTCGAGCGGATGATTTTGAAAGGTGATGAAAAAGCCAAATTAATCTATGAGGCCATGGCCTACCAAATTGCGAAAAGTATTGCGCAACTCTCGGTTGTCTTTAAAGGTGAATTGGATGGGATTGTGATTACAGGGGGTATTGCCTACTCGAAAATGATAACGGATTGGATTGTTGAACGGATTTCATTTTTAGCGCCTGTGTACTTGCAAGCTGGGGAGCATGAATTGGAAAGTTTGGCCTTTGGTGCCTTACGCGTTTTGGAAGGCAGCGAAGCAGCAAAAGAATATAAGGAAAACGAAGAATAACTAAGGACAACCTCCCAAATGGGAGGTTATCTTTTTAATAAGTGATCATTCTTGGTAAAATCTTGGCTTCTTGAATCCAGTTATGAATTTGATTTTGACTTGGAATTTTTTTCACCAAGCGCTTGTCCTCATTCACAATACGCAGAGCTTCATAAAGATGTTCTGGATTGCGGCGTCCCAATTCGGGCACAGTATCAATTCCAGCTGCCTCCAATAGATCTGCATACTCTTCGCCAATTCCTTTGATGCGGAACAAGTCAGCGTGATTGGTCCAACGGAGAATCATTTTTTCTGAAATTCCGGTATCGTCGGCCAAATGGTGGCGAGAACTTCTTTTTTTGCACTTCGTCAATAAGTCTTCAGTTGTATGAATACCAGCGGCGTCTAATCTTCTTTGATAAGTGGGGCCGATTCCTTCAATCATTGAAATACGATGCATAATTATCCTCCTTCCATCGCTTATGATCATTCATATTTTACCCGCGAAAGCTAAGGAAAATCGAGGGAATAACTGTAAAAGATGAGAGGAAAATCAAGAACTGCATATGATATAATGAAACAAAAGGAGGGGTTGCATGTTACAGTCTATCAGTCATGTTGGTTTATTTGCTTCTAAATTACTGGGAGCAATTTTTGGCGCACTTATGTTGACGTTTCTATTGGCAGAGTTCCCGGGCTCTCTTTCCACTCTTGGCGGAATAGATTTGCTGCTTTTGATCCTTGGTGGAATCATGGCAATCGGATTTCTTTCTTCATTATTCCGTCCGTTTTATGGGGGAAGTGCAGCGGTTTTGTCGATTCTTGCGATCAATGGTATCGCATTCATGCGAAATACCGCTTCTTATCAATTTGATTTACCTTTGCAACTTGCTATAGGAATTGCTTTGGTTGTTTTTTCTTTGCTGATTAAGCGGGGGGAAAGGCAGGAGGTATTGAATGGAAACCATGTGGAAAATAGCAGTTCTTAGTGATATTCACGGGAATTTTCCTGCCTTAGAGGCGTGTTTAAAACAGATAGAGCGTGAGCGTTGCCAGGAAATATTTGTCTTGGGAGACAGCATCGGAATCGGTCCCTATGTCAATGAAACCCTGGATCGACTCTTAAGCCGCAAAGATATTGTCATGCTACTTGGAAATCATGAACAGCAATTGATTCATGGACTTCAGGCGGAACTTGGATCGATGTCTCGTGGAGAATTGCAGCATCACCGTTGGGTGAAGGGGATCATCAAACCGGAGTATTTGGAACAGATGGAAACCCTAGACATGCAAATGACGCGGTGCTTTGGAGAGACAACGGTACAGATGCAGCACTATGCGTATGGGCCAAAGGGAAAATTTTATGCAGCACTGAAGGATCCGACAGCAGAAGCGCTAGATAGTTTATTTTCTATTTCCCACGCAGAAGTGGCATTGTATGGACACTCCCATTGCAGAAGCGATGTGTATAGCACACATAGCGGCACTCGGTATTTAAATCCGGGTGCTCTTGGAACTAGCAGGCAAGGGCTAGCCCGATTCTTGATCCTGCAATTTTCAGCAGCGGGATTCGCGGCCCATTGGGAATCTGTACCCTATGATTTAGCCCTTGTAATGCAAGAAATGGAGAGGCGAGAGGTACCGGACCGGCTGTTTTTGAAAAAAATATTTTTTGAGTAAGATGAAAGTCCAAAACTTGGACTTTTTTGTTTTCTATAGAGACTATTTTGCGAATAATTGATGTCAATCAGAAAAGACTTTCTCGTTATCAATGACTCCTTGTATAAAAATGATTAGAAAGTTAGTAAATAGTGATTTTACATTGAATAGTGTTTAAAAAAACAAGGAACTATCTGAAAATAAATAAAAACAAAAATAAACAGCAAAGTAATGAAAACGATTACAGGATAATGTATACTAAGATTGAGGAGTTGTTTACGAGGAGGCATTTTATGAAGTATGTAGTAATGGTGAAAATGAGGATAGCTGAATATGATCCAGAACGGGTCGATCAGAAAGCACGAGAGGATTTGGAAACCATGTTCTCAAATTGGATTGACGATCCTGAGCTCACAAGTTTGCGAAGGTTTCGATCAGAAACCATTCAAGAGATGAAGGGTGATGCGAAGGGCTTTTTAAAGATGCTTTGGAATCCAGAGGAGTTGGAGTTTATTGCCGAAGGAGAAACCTCGGAAGCCACTGAGAAAATTTGGACATATTTTGAGGATCCAACGCGAATCACAGATAAGCTGCTTTCGTTTCGAGCTAGTTTAAATCGTGATGACAAAGTTATAAAATTGATTTATTTTGAGCAGGGTTGTTTAAGCGTTTATGATGCGACCATTCATGATAAACTGAGCCAAGTCTATGATGAGGAGATGCCTGTTCAACTGACTAAGCATAGCTTGCATGTTGAAGGAATTAATGGCGAACCCTTACAGGAACATGTGATTCAACAGTTGGAAGAGTTGCGCCAGAAGACTGGTGGTGAGTTGCTTGTTAATGATCAGAATGCACAGGTGACCTTTGAACCTAAATTTTTTATGCCTGTTGAGAAAGCGGAACTGTATCAGCAATTGAATCAACTGGGTCAAGAAGTGGTTACGATTGAAATGAATCCCCTTACCCTGTATGCGGAAGATGCTTTTTATTATGAGATTGCTCAATTTGAAAGCAGAAAGCTGAAGATTTATTCCATGTCGATCTAGGAAGCGAAAGCTTCCTTTTTTTTATGGAAAATCGAATTCTTGGATATGGTAAAATAGAAGAAGTGAAGGAAGGGGGCAGTCGGATGAATCAATTACAGCATATTTTTGAGTCGATGCCTTTACAAGAAAAATGGATAGTTGGCCAAAATGTTAGACAGATTTACCAATGGATTCGAGAGTTGGCATTACAAGGTGTTCCAGCCTTGAATTATCGAGTCATGAGTTTTCAAATGTTGGCAGAGGAATGGAATCAGGGTTTGGAAAATCCAGGCCAATATGCCCATATGGATGAACGACTTTTGGCGGTTGGCGAGCAGGTTAGCCGCTTGCAGCCACAGCTTGGTTACTATGGACATGTGACAATCGGTATTCATTGGGTGGAAGCGCTGGTGGATGCGATGGATGAATTGAGATTGATTGGTCTTGAAGGTCAGAATTTTCCAATTTCTGCATTTTCTAATCAGGAAAAAGCGAAGGACTTGAAATTGATTTTGACAGCCTATGAAGAATGGCTGATCCGTGAAGATAAAATGGATGCGGTGTGCGCTTATCAGCGTGTGATGAAGGAAGCAGATTGTAAACGAATAGAGAATATTGAGATTGTTATACTGGATGACGGATTTAAGCAGATGCCATTGGTAAATCAATTTCGTGAATTTTGGATGGCTCGGAACGCTAGGTTGGTTTCGGTTGGTTCAAAACCAGCCGATGAGAAGAGACCGAAGCTTTTAAAAGCCTATGGTGATCTATCTGAAATCCATCAAGTTTTTGAAACAGTCAAATCCAGTGGTGTCGGGTTTGATAAGGTGCAGATCATTGCAACGAAACCAGAACAGCTGACACGGATTACCATGATTGCAAAGCATGAGGGAATTCCCTATTCAGCCTCTTTGGGTGATGCAGTTTTTGCCTTGCCGACAGCGAGAAAATGGATTTTTGATACCTTGGATCTGATCGAGGAGGGTGACTTTTGGAAGAAAATTCCAACGACAAACGAGTTGGAAGAGGAAGTGAAAGAGGGGATCGACGCCCTTTTAAACCGATACAGAGGATATGCAGATCGATACGGGGACTCTGCCTTTATGCGAGATATTTTTCATCAAGCGATTACTCGCGTGCGACTTAAGGGGGAACCACGTTTGCCAGGCAAACTCTATGTGACAGATCTGGCAGGAGCGGATGCCATGCAACGAAGCAAAACATTTGTTTTGGGTTTGGATCATTTGAATAGTCAAGACGGCTTGACTGACGGCCCCATTCTTTATGATAAAGAGAGGAATCGTTTGGGTGCTGATATAGTGACGGTGCAGGATCGAAAGCGGGAGGTTGCACAAAAAAGAAAACGAGATTTGGATCGTTTACGCGGAGAAGTCTATTATTCCTATTCGTGTTTTGATGCTGTGAATTTCACTGAAAAGTTTCCATCCCCGGTAATTTTAAATCACTATACGACAGAAACCTGTCAAAAACAAGCGATGGCCTCTTATCGCATTCCGCTGAAGGATGCAATCAATCAATGGGAATGGGAGTTGGCGACCACAGCATTTCCCCAGGAGTTGGAAGATGCATATCCAAAACTTGCAGCCGGCCGCTTTGCCCGAGCACAGCGACAGTTGGATACTTTCAATGCTTATAACGGGCAAATTGACTGGCAGGGTCAACCGGACGAAAATAAGGCACCTAGCTCTGTTACTAAATTTGAAAAGCTAGCACGATCGCCGTATCTTTATTGGATTGAAAACATTCTGGAGGTTGGGCGGGAGCCTCAACCTGATGAGCCGACCGTTTGGTTGAATGCTTTGGAGAAGGGGACGCTTTTGCATGAAATCTTTCAGGCCTATTACCAGAAGATCTTACCGAAAATGCAGCGCCCTAATCGTCTGCGAGATGAGCAGGCTTTGATTGCCTATGCGCATAAATTGATTGAGGCCTTATCAAGAGTCAATCCGCCGAAACTTCCTGTAGCAAAGGAGGTCTTCGTTGCAGAGGTGGAACAAACCTGCCGGATTTTCTTGTCTATGGAGGAACAAAACCTAGGCGAAGATCAACCGGTTTATCAGGAGCTTGACGTATCGGGGACATTGATGATGGAGAATGGCCAAAGCCTAAGTTTGCGGGGGAAAGTGGATCGCATGGATCGAACGCCAGAGGGCAAATACCGAATTTATGATTATAAAACAGGAAAAAGTAAATCCTATACACAGAAACAGTATTTTGTTCATGGCACCCGCCTGCAGCATGCGGTTTATGCCTTGCTTGTTGAACAGGCAGAGTTGGGGCAAAAAGTGGAAAGTGCGGGCTACTTGTTTCCAACGCGACGCGGCAATGGAAAACGAATCATTTATCCCTCCAACGGGGTTGAGAGCCGAGGGGATGTCATTACAATCTTGTCACTCTTGAGAGATGCCTACGCTGAGGGCAGTTTTGCCCAAGGCATTATCCCTTATGCCAATCAAGAACGCGATTATCCCGAGTTGGCGGAACAAAATCCAGTTGAGAAAAATCAAAAAGAAATCTATAACAGTATCGAAACCCTACGGGAGGTGCATGCATATGAGTAAGAATCGTATTTCAATCACCGATCAACGGGAACGGGATGCAATTATTAAAAACCTGAATGAAAACTTCTTGGTGGAAGCCGGGGCCGGTTCTGGAAAAACAACGTCCTTGAAGGGGCGCATCCTGGCTTTGATTGGAACGGGAACGCTGAAGCCGTCTCAGATTGCTGCGATTACCTTTACCAACAAGGCAGCTGGAGAGATCAAAGAACGGGTGTATGAGGGACTTTTGCAAGCCCATCAACGTGCAGAAATAGAGGAAGAGAAGCAACGCTTCTCTATGGCGGTGGATAGCTTTGATGACTTGTTTATCGGAACCATTCATAGTTTTTGTGGACGTGTATTGAAGACTTATCCCATTGAGAGTGGACTGCTTCCTGGCTTTACAGAAATGACGGATCTAGATGAGCAGGTGGAGTTGGACCGTGCGTGGCGACAGTTTTTGTTAGACCCAGACCAGACGGCAACAGACCGGTGGCGTAAACTTGGACTATCCTTGGAATTATTTCGACAAAACACCCAAACGGTGATTCGAAACGCCGATTTGGACTTGCCGGCAGCGGCCGTTTCTTACCCCAAGTGGGATCGGATTGAAGAATCGATTCGGGCGTGGATTGAAGAAGCAAAACCCTTTATTCCTATTGAAGAGCCAGGGGTTTCCTACGACGGTGTGCAAGAGGTTTTGTTTGAATTGGAGTTCTCTTTGACTCATCTTGATTTAAGTCAATTGGAGAATCAATGGTGGGTTCTGCAGAAGGCTGCATCCGTAAAGCCATCGAAGGTAACCTTGAAGAGATGGACCGATAAAAAATGGGCGAAAGAATTTAAGACAACAACATTGGAAGATTTTCAGATGGAGATGGATGCGGCTAATCAAAGTTGGATGCAGGCGCAATATCCGCAATGCATTGCACTCTTAAAGGAATTTGCAGCCTATTACGTTTCTTACAAGCGAGAGCGAAATCTGGTTAGTTTTGACGATTTGTTGCAATTGACAGCTCTTGTACTCAAGCAGCCTGAGATTGGCAGACACTATCAGGAAGCTATTCATTGTCTTTTTATCGATGAATTTCAGGATACGGATCCCATTCAAACAGAGATTATGGATGCCATTACACGTAAAGACGGCCAGCTCCGTCAAGGAAGTCTCTTTGTTGTGGGGGATCCCAAGCAGTCCATTTATCGTTTTCGACGGGCAGACATTGAGATCTATAATCGCGTGAAGGAAAGCATGGACAAGGAAGGCGAAGTCTTACATTTAACGTCTAATTTTCGATCCGCCAACGCCCTGTCACATGCGTTAACCCCAGTCTTTGAAAGGTGGTTCCCAAGAGAAGAGGATGCCCATCAGGCGGAGTATGCGCCGATGAATACGATAAAGGAAAAGGTGATGGAACGGAACTTGTCCATTAAACCTGGCGTATATAAGCTGGATATTCCCGAAGAAAAGAAAAAGGATGAGGCTCTTTTAGTGGAAGCAGAGGCAATTGCACAAGTGATTCGCCATGCAGTTGATGAGGGAAATGCTAAATATGAGGACTTTTTGTTGTTGTCTCGACAGAAAAAAGGATTGGGTGTTTATGCTGAGGTCCTCACCCAGTGGGGAATTCCTGTACAGGTGACAGGAGAGAACAAGGCGGTTCAAGCGCCAGAAATTCAGGAATTGAATTATCTTTTATACTACCTGTCCGATCCAACACCTACGAATTTATATATTGTTTTACGTGGTCTGTTTTTTGGATTTTCGGAACAAGATATTTTACTCTTAAAACAGAGCGTCGGTTCTGTTTCCCTTGAAGTGGAGAGGCTTGATGGTCTTGCAGATGAGGCCTTGCGTGAACGGTTTATGGATGCGGAGCAATGGTTGAAAGCCTTGATGGCGGACAGTTTTGATTTGCCGCCAGCTGTCTTCTTTAGAAAATTGATTGTAGAATCGGGTATTCTGGCAAGTGCAGCCGACAGAAAACCAGTGCGCGGTCTTTTGATTCATCTTATGGAAGTGGTAGCGGGCTTACAGGCCCAGGGGATCTATCAACTGAAGGAGATCGTTCAGCGGATTTCCACTTATTTGACCCATGAATTAGAGGAAGAATTGGATCCTGATGGCAGCTTGAATCAGACTCGGATTATGAATGTGCACAAGTCCAAGGGACTGGAAGCGGCCATTGTTTTTCTTGTTGGTCCCATGAATAACAAGGGCAAACGCACAAGAAAGCCTTCTTGGGTGGTTCGTCGTGAAGGAGATGGGGCCAAAGGATATTTGTCACTGGCTGAACAGTTTGGGTTTGCAAGCAAACCCGTGGCAGAGCCGGCCCGATTTTCTGAGATTCAGGAGTGGGAGCAACCGTTCTTGCAAGCGGAAGAGTATCGACTTTTGTATGTTGCTGCAACGCGGGCTAAACATGCTTTGGTGATTGCTTCTATGGGGGACAACAAATACAATCCTTGGCAAGCTATTTTGCCGGCGGCTGATCAGGACATGAGAATTCCTGAAAAGTTAGAACAACCGATGGATCAACCCATGCAAGGAGGTGTAGGTCTATGGCAGGATTGGAAAGAAGAGCGTAGGACACATAGCTATTGTGTGGTGACACCGAGCTTACACAGCGATCGTTCGATTTTAGAAGGGGTTGAACGAGAATTTGGGGGATCAGCTGTCTTTGGCTCCTTGATTCACTTGGCCTTTGAACGCTTGATCCGTTATGGTCAAGAGGCGGCGAACCAAGTAGTTGACCAGGAAGCAATTGATCCCTTGATGAAAAGACGGGGAAAGCGGATTGTAAAGAAATTTATAAAATCGGATTTGTATGCGCGAATTCAATCAGCGAAGTCGAGGATGCCCGAGATGCGGATCACCACGAGTTTGGCGGACGGATCGCTGTTTCAAGGGGTGATCGACCTGGTTTTTGAAGAGGACGATGGATGGGTGATTATCGATTATAAAACCGATCACTATAAGGCGGAAGCAGATCGGCTTAAATTGGAAACCTATTATCAGTCACAGATTCAGGCATATCGTGATGTATTTCAAGAAATCACCAAGCAAAAGGTGAAGGAAACCCAGATTTATTTCACCCATGAACCCGAACAACTGCCATGAATTCCCATGCATAAATGGTCTTAAATGAGGGATATATTTAATGAGAGACCATTTTATGATAGAAGGGAGTAAACGATGAATGGATTTGGCGTAACTCGTGTTCATTACCATGATCCGCAACAACGGGATTTCATAGAGGCTGTAAAAGTCATTGAATTTGAAGAACGTGACGGTCGTTTGGATTTAAAAAAAGAACGAGAATGGAGCCGCAAAGCTTTGCTCAACGAAGTTAAGTTTAATCATGACGTCTTTGTTCTCTTTGATTTGGATGATCTGGGACCACATTTAGAAACCGTTGAGGTGCAGGGGCGGCGTTATTTGCGAACGGATCGCAGAATGTTTCCCCACGATTTTATAGCGGGCCTTCCCGAGTTTTAGGCAAGGGATTGAACGGTGAATGACCCGGGTATAGGTTGAAGGCAGAGGGTAATTCACATTTGCAGTTTCTCGATTAAAGAAGGGGTTGAGTCGATGAAAGGTTTAGGGATCAAGGAAGTTCACTATCATGACCCGAATACCAGAGACTATATTGAGCGCGTAAAGGCCATGCATTTCAGAGGAGTAAGAAACTGTAAACCAACTGATGATTTGCGAGAGTATACGCGTACGGAAATTTTGGAAGAAATCCAAATGAGAGATGACGTTTACACGGTTTTAGAGGACAATCATCTTGGCCATCGTGTCAATGCGATTCATATCGGCGAGGATGATTATATCCGTACAGACCGAAAAAAAGTTGGACATGATGAAGTTGACGAGGTGAAGTTTTATTAATACATGTACGGGAAACTGCGAACCGGAAGGCCTGAGCCTTCCGGTTTTTTTGTGAAGAAAAATCATGAAGCGGAAAGAACTGTTTTTCCTCGATGTAAAGGGGGTTATACCCATATATGCAATGATTTGTAAGGTTCAGGAGCTCCTTTTATTGTAAAATATAGAAAAAGGAGGTTACTTGTATGGAAAAGAAAATGTGTACACCGTTTCTATTAGTTTTCATTCTGGCTATTAGCAGTGTATCTTTTGCACTTGAAGGACCCATATTTGAAAATACAGTATTGAGTGACAATCAGGAAATTTTGTTTACCCTGCAGGGTTCGGATATTGGTGCCCCAAGCAATCTTCGAGACCTAGCCTATGACAAGGAAAATGAGCATATCTATGTTATTTTGAAGGATGGAGAGTTAGAAAACCAAGAATCTGGTGAGGAAGATCCTTCTATACACCCAGCCACCGGTTTAAAAATTCATCCGGAGTCAGGATTTCTAATCGATCCGATCTCAGGTGCTTTTATAGATCCGATAGGAGGGATGATGTATACAGACCCAATCATGATGACCCCGGTATCGCCGTTTACGTTTTATCCGATCAATCCGGTTACCGGATTGCTTCAAGATTGTCATAGTGGCGATCGAGCAATACCATTTCCTGAAAATTCGTTTGCTGGTTTTCCAACAAATCCAGCGGATCTAACAGGTATTATTGATCCTTTAACGGGGCATTCTGTAGATCCAAAGACAGGTGCCTTATATATTTTGGATGGACCTCTTTTTGGTTATTTTACCGTATTTGACCCATCTGGGATTTTGATCAGTCCGATTGGTACGATCGTAGATAGCATTACTGGACTGCGGATCTTGCCACCCACGCAAGAATATTTAGTTGATGCAAACAATCGGTTAATTAATTCCTTGACCGGACAAATTGTAGACCCTACGACGATGCAGCCAATAGAGCCGGCACAATGGTATCCCATAAATCCAGTTACGGGAGCACCTCAAGATCCGGCAACAGGGGAAGCTATTGCAGCGAGAGG
This genomic window contains:
- the buk_1 gene encoding butyrate kinase encodes the protein MKRILAINPGSTSTKIAWYEDQKQVFSQGIDHPVDELEKFAHVQDQFAMRKNAIEVLLEDKGLDYHDLDGFVGRGGLLPPVSSGAYRVNQAMVDRLTNRPLVEHASNLGALIAFAFAEELDVPAYIYDSVAVDEMMPIAKISGMPEIKRQSFSHALNARAMAMKTARELERSYEDMNLIVAHLGGGISVTAHQKGRMVDLVSDDEGSFSPERVGGLPSRSLMKLCYSGDYDAGVMKKKLQGKGGFSAYLATLDAREVERMILKGDEKAKLIYEAMAYQIAKSIAQLSVVFKGELDGIVITGGIAYSKMITDWIVERISFLAPVYLQAGEHELESLAFGALRVLEGSEAAKEYKENEE
- a CDS encoding DUF4332 domain-containing protein is translated as MHRISMIEGIGPTYQRRLDAAGIHTTEDLLTKCKKRSSRHHLADDTGISEKMILRWTNHADLFRIKGIGEEYADLLEAAGIDTVPELGRRNPEHLYEALRIVNEDKRLVKKIPSQNQIHNWIQEAKILPRMITY
- a CDS encoding metallophosphoesterase family protein, whose translation is METMWKIAVLSDIHGNFPALEACLKQIERERCQEIFVLGDSIGIGPYVNETLDRLLSRKDIVMLLGNHEQQLIHGLQAELGSMSRGELQHHRWVKGIIKPEYLEQMETLDMQMTRCFGETTVQMQHYAYGPKGKFYAALKDPTAEALDSLFSISHAEVALYGHSHCRSDVYSTHSGTRYLNPGALGTSRQGLARFLILQFSAAGFAAHWESVPYDLALVMQEMERREVPDRLFLKKIFFE
- a CDS encoding UvrD-helicase domain-containing protein, which translates into the protein MSKNRISITDQRERDAIIKNLNENFLVEAGAGSGKTTSLKGRILALIGTGTLKPSQIAAITFTNKAAGEIKERVYEGLLQAHQRAEIEEEKQRFSMAVDSFDDLFIGTIHSFCGRVLKTYPIESGLLPGFTEMTDLDEQVELDRAWRQFLLDPDQTATDRWRKLGLSLELFRQNTQTVIRNADLDLPAAAVSYPKWDRIEESIRAWIEEAKPFIPIEEPGVSYDGVQEVLFELEFSLTHLDLSQLENQWWVLQKAASVKPSKVTLKRWTDKKWAKEFKTTTLEDFQMEMDAANQSWMQAQYPQCIALLKEFAAYYVSYKRERNLVSFDDLLQLTALVLKQPEIGRHYQEAIHCLFIDEFQDTDPIQTEIMDAITRKDGQLRQGSLFVVGDPKQSIYRFRRADIEIYNRVKESMDKEGEVLHLTSNFRSANALSHALTPVFERWFPREEDAHQAEYAPMNTIKEKVMERNLSIKPGVYKLDIPEEKKKDEALLVEAEAIAQVIRHAVDEGNAKYEDFLLLSRQKKGLGVYAEVLTQWGIPVQVTGENKAVQAPEIQELNYLLYYLSDPTPTNLYIVLRGLFFGFSEQDILLLKQSVGSVSLEVERLDGLADEALRERFMDAEQWLKALMADSFDLPPAVFFRKLIVESGILASAADRKPVRGLLIHLMEVVAGLQAQGIYQLKEIVQRISTYLTHELEEELDPDGSLNQTRIMNVHKSKGLEAAIVFLVGPMNNKGKRTRKPSWVVRREGDGAKGYLSLAEQFGFASKPVAEPARFSEIQEWEQPFLQAEEYRLLYVAATRAKHALVIASMGDNKYNPWQAILPAADQDMRIPEKLEQPMDQPMQGGVGLWQDWKEERRTHSYCVVTPSLHSDRSILEGVEREFGGSAVFGSLIHLAFERLIRYGQEAANQVVDQEAIDPLMKRRGKRIVKKFIKSDLYARIQSAKSRMPEMRITTSLADGSLFQGVIDLVFEEDDGWVIIDYKTDHYKAEADRLKLETYYQSQIQAYRDVFQEITKQKVKETQIYFTHEPEQLP